One stretch of Schizosaccharomyces pombe strain 972h- genome assembly, chromosome: III DNA includes these proteins:
- the sry1 gene encoding serine racemase Sry1, with product MSDNLVLPTYDDVASASERIKKFANKTPVLTSSTVNKEFVAEVFFKCENFQKMGAFKFRGALNALSQLNEAQRKAGVLTFSSGNHAQAIALSAKILGIPAKIIMPLDAPEAKVAATKGYGGQVIMYDRYKDDREKMAKEISEREGLTIIPPYDHPHVLAGQGTAAKELFEEVGPLDALFVCLGGGGLLSGSALAARHFAPNCEVYGVEPEAGNDGQQSFRKGSIVHIDTPKTIADGAQTQHLGNYTFSIIKEKVDDILTVSDEELIDCLKFYAARMKIVVEPTGCLSFAAARAMKEKLKNKRIGIIISGGNVDIERYAHFLSQ from the coding sequence ATGAGCGATAACCTGGTGCTTCCTACCTATGATGATGTTGCTTCAGCTAGTGAGCGAATTAAGAAATTCGCCAACAAAACCCCAGTACTCACGTCGAGCACAGTAAATAAAGAGTTTGTGGCAGAagtgttttttaaatgtgaaaatttccaaaaaatggGTGCTTTCAAATTTCGCGGTGCCCTTAATGCTCTTTCTCAACTCAATGAAGCTCAACGTAAAGCTGGTGTTTTGACGTTTTCTTCTGGTAATCATGCTCAGGCCATTGCACTGTCGGCAAAGATCTTGGGAATTCCAGCAAAAATCATTATGCCACTCGATGCACCCGAAGCCAAGGTCGCTGCCACGAAAGGCTATGGTGGTCAAGTAATCATGTATGATAGATACAAAGATGATAGAGAAAAGATGGCCAAAGAAATTTCTGAAAGAGAAGGTCTTACCATTATCCCTCCTTACGATCACCCCCATGTACTTGCTGGTCAAGGAACCGCAGCTAAGGAACTGTTTGAAGAGGTTGGCCCTCTTGATGCACTTTTTGTTTGTCTCGGAGGCGGTGGCTTGCTTTCTGGATCAGCACTTGCTGCTCGCCATTTTGCTCCAAACTGCGAAGTTTATGGAGTTGAACCTGAAGCTGGAAACGATGGGCAACAGTCCTTTAGGAAAGGATCTATCGTACATATTGATACACCAAAAACTATAGCCGATGGTGCTCAAACTCAACATTTGGGTAACTACACGTTTTCcattataaaagaaaaggtcGATGATATATTGACTGTGTCCGACGAGGAACTAATTGACTGTCTTAAGTTTTATGCCGCACGTATGAAAATTGTAGTCGAACCCACTGGATGTCTTAGCTTTGCGGCAGCGCGCGCTATGAAGGAAAAGCTAAAGAATAAACGAATTGGTATCATTATAAGTGGAGGAAACGTAGACATTGAGCGTTATGCCCATTTCTTATCACAGTAA
- the ark1 gene encoding Aurora-B kinase Ark1, giving the protein MSDSKLADSLNCLSVSTPSTTANPGRQQLLRLAVSNQRQVNNVSLANGKENKRTSNSKFNSSLRKIEEPIAGVPSSAGPQWREFHIGMFEIGKPLGKGKFGRVYLAKEKKTGFIVALKTLHKSELVQSKIEKQVRREIEIQSNLRHKNILRLYGHFHDEKRIYLILEFAGRGELYQHLRRAKRFSEEVASKYIFQMANALSYLHKKHVIHRDIKPENILLGIDGEIKLSDFGWSVHAPSNRRTTLCGTLDYLPPEMVEGKEHTEKVDLWSLGVLTYEFLVGAPPFEDMSGHSATYKRIAKVDLKIPSFVPPDARDLISRLLQHNPEKRMSLEQVMRHPWIVKYKDSWTRKSSESS; this is encoded by the coding sequence ATGTCAGATTCAAAGTTGGCAGATTCTTTGAATTGCCTTTCTGTGTCAACTCCATCAACCACAGCTAATCCTGGGAGACAACAGCTTTTACGACTTGCAGTATCAAACCAACGACAAGTAAATAATGTTAGTCTAGCAAATGGGAAGGAAAACAAACGGACTTCAAATAGCAAGTTCAATTCTTCCCTTCGTAAGATAGAAGAGCCAATTGCTGGAGTACCTTCATCAGCTGGTCCTCAATGGCGAGAATTTCATATTGGAATGTTTGAAATTGGAAAACCCTTAGGGAAAGGAAAGTTTGGAAGGGTATATCTAGCTAAAGAGAAGAAGACCGGGTTTATTGTGGCTCTCAAAACATTGCATAAGTCTGAACTTGTCCAGTCAAAGATAGAAAAGCAAGTTCGACGAGAAATTGAGATTCAATCAAATCTTCGCcataaaaacattttacGGCTATATGGGCACTTTCATGAtgaaaaaaggatttatttgattttagAGTTTGCTGGCAGGGGTGAGTTGTATCAACACTTGCGTCGTGCAAAACGATTCTCAGAAGAAGTTGCGTCTAAATATATCTTCCAAATGGCTAACGCCTTATCCTACTTGCATAAGAAGCATGTAATACACCGTGATATCAAACCTGAGAACATTTTATTAGGAATTGATGGAGAAATCAAGCTTTCTGACTTTGGTTGGAGTGTCCATGCACCTTCTAACCGTCGTACCACTTTATGTGGTACATTAGATTACTTACCACCTGAAATGGTGGAGGGAAAAGAGCATACCGAAAAAGTTGATCTCTGGTCGTTGGGTGTCTTAACTTATGAGTTTTTGGTGGGAGCACCGCCTTTTGAGGACATGTCTGGTCATTCAGCTACGTATAAGCGTATCGCCAAAGTTGACTTAAAAATTCCAAGCTTTGTTCCTCCTGATGCACGGGATCTTATTTCTCGTCTATTACAGCATAATCctgaaaaaagaatgagtTTGGAACAAGTTATGAGGCACCCTTGGAttgtaaaatataaagattCATGGACTCGCAAAAGTTCTGAATCTTCCTAA
- the atp23 gene encoding peptidase Atp23 has translation MSEDPQSWSKERKNCERVKRALMSQSPVIIFLKTALDRLNCNIEAKDISCQPCDAQSTGGYIPGKGIVLCENRLYTKKMAENTIAHEMIHMFDDHRFEVDWNNLRHQACSEIRASSMSGECRWTKELRFGNIKTFRKHHQECVKRRATISVQGNPNCKSKEQAEAIVEEVFNSCFNDFRPFEKIY, from the exons ATGAGCGAAGATCCACAAAGTTGGTCGAAAGAGAGGAAAAATTGTGAGCGCGTAAAGCGCGCTTTAATGTCCCAATCTCCagtaattatttttttaaaaactgcCTTGGATCGTTTGAATTGCAACATTGAAGCTAAAGACATTTCTTGCCAGCCTTGTGATGCACAAAGTACTGGAGGTTACATTCCCGGTAAAGGGATAGTTCTGTGTGAAAACAGACTttatactaaaaaaatggcAGAGAATACAATTGCCCATGAAATGATACACATGTTTGACGACCACAGGTTTGAAGTCGATTGGAACAATTTGAGACATCAGGCTTGTTCAGAAATTCGTGCTAGTAGTATGAGTGGTGAGTGTCGCTGGACCAAAGAACTTCGTTTTGGTAACATTAAAACTTTTCGGAAGCATCATCAAGAATGCGTCAAACGACGAGCTACTATCTCCGTACAAGGTAACCCGAATTGTAAAAGCAAAGAGCAAGCAGAAGCAATCGTTGAAGAAGTGTTCAATTCCTGTTTCAACGATTTCAGgccttttgaaaaaa TCTATTGA
- the nip7 gene encoding RNA-binding and ribosome biogenesis protein, producing MRPLTHEETKTFFEKLAQYIGKNITHLIDRPDDPHCFRLQKDRVYYVSERAMKMATSVARQNLMSLGICFGKFTKTNKFRLHITALDYIAQYARYKIWVKSNGEMPFLYGNHVLKAHVGRITDDTPQHQGVVIYSMNDTPLGFGVTARSTLELRRLEPTAIVAFHQADVGEYLRDEDTLF from the exons ATGAGGCCTTTAACTCATGAAGAGACAAAGactttctttgaaaaattggCTCAGTA cattggaaaaaatattactcATTTAATAGACCGTCCGGATGATCCTCATTGCTTTCGTTTACAAAAAGATCGTGTTTATTATGTTAG TGAACGTGCAATGAAAATGGCTACATCTGTAGCTCGCCAAAATCTGATGTCGTTGGGTATTTGCTTTGGCAAGTTTACCAAGACAAACAAATTTCGCTTGCATATTACTGCTTTAGATTACATAGCCCAATACGCTCGCTATAAAATTTGGGTTAAAAGTAATGGTGAAATGCCGTTCCTCTATGGCAATCATGTTTTGAAGGCACACGTGGGTCGAATCACAGATGACACTCCTCAACATCAAGGTGTCGTTATTTATTCCATGAATGACACTCCTTTAGGTTTTGGTGTAACTGCTCGCTCTACTCTTGAATTGCGACGCCTTGAGCCTACAGCTATTGTTGCTTTCCATCAAGCAGATGTTGGTGAATATCTTCGTGATGAAGATACTCTTTTTTAG
- the srp72 gene encoding signal recognition particle subunit Srp72, with product MSNHEEEIEELAQRIGKIEVGDTKSDIYQKVLNLIDIERYEHALKIIEKYLGETDAVYERAYCAFQLGKEDFSLEDKQFLQHLQAQKAYRLSDFSKALKIYEHLENDLPEQRADIRVNMLAAASQLPGLQLNNAVSLDDQDSVFNLATRYLTIGDWNQAIELLSSSLEKLENSDSNSEDHKSQINLCRLQLFFAYLQAGDNEKASKESLKISKDCLDETSQAIFVNNLISMSIDNPYISFRDLHGTNLEKALSSLLASQKKQFIRNLALLDMAVGKQRSVRKEKKRNPEESIYFSTILLREETKSLISPKKLPGYLENLFKSDSDNIVVALLLMQHKISNGNFRGALSIYQKLRTSLEASQSLSVLYSPGLVGLGDALHYKIQSTGFKSQLLHEAANYWRKQQSCEAKLLLCTRSLLAHLDERAPVSTIQDDMSVIDDLLQWKGPISELVSCKVAALCYLDKEIESGMDKYLVPTKDLITGIDVDDIEIRGVPVSAAIGPIKRSVEANSSNSSKKTRKRRKPTPKSFNPKATPDPQRWIPKRDRTNVKIKSKGKSMQGGVA from the exons ATGAGCAACCACGAAGAGGAGATTGAGGAACTTGCTCAGCGTattggaaaaattgaagTTGGGGATACAAAAAGTGATATATATCAGAAAgttttgaatttgattGATATTGAACGATATGAGCATGCATTGAAgataatagaaaaatacCTCGGCGAAACCGATGCGGTTTACGAACGCGCATATTGTGCATTTCAGTTAGGAAAGGAAGATTTTTCTCTTGAAGACaaacaatttcttcaacacTTACAAGCTCAGAAG GCTTATCGTTTGTCCGACTTCTCGAAGGCACTCAAAATTTACGAACACCTTGAAAATGATTTG CCTGAGCAACGCGCTGATATTCGAGTGAATATGCTTGCTGCTGCTTCACAGCTTCCTGGATTGCAGTTAAATAATGCTGTATCTTTGGATGACCAGGATTCTGTCTTTAACCTTGCTACGCGCTACTTAACTATTGGTGATTGGAACCAGGCAATTGAGTTACTTTCGTCTTCTCTTGAAAAGCTTGAAAATTCTGATTCCAACTCTGAAGATCATAAGTCTCAGATTAACCTTTGTCGATTACAACTCTTTTTCGCCTATTTACAAGCTGGtgataatgaaaaagcCTCCAAAGAGTCTCtcaaaatttccaaagatTG TCTAGACGAAACTTCTCAGGCAATCTTcgtaaataatttaattagcATGAGTATTGATAATCCATATATATCCTTTCGTGACCTTCACGGAACAAATTTGGAGAAAGCCTTGTCAAGTCTACTTGCTTCacaaaaaaagcaatttattCGAAATTTGGCCTTGCTGGACATGGCTGTGGGAAAGCAGCGTTCAGTgagaaaagagaagaaaagaaatccagaagaaagtatttatttttctactATTCTGCTTAGGGAAGAAACTAAATCTCTAATATCTCCTAAAAAACTCCCCGGCTACTTGGAAAATCTCTTTAAAAGTGACTCGGATAACATTGTTGTTGCCTTGCTATTAATGCAACACAAAATTTCTAATGGAAACTTTCGTGGTGCACTATCTATCTATCAAAAGCTCCGCACAAGTTTGGAAGCGTCTCAAAGTTTATCGGTTTTATATTCTCCGGGCTTGGTTGGATTAGGCGATGCATTACACTATAAGATTCAATCAACAGGTTTTAAATCCCAATTACTACATGAGGCTGCTAACTACTGGAGAAAGCAACAGTCGTGTGAAGCTAAACTTCTTCTTTGTACTCGGTCTCTTCTAGCTCACCTTGATGAAAGAGCTCCAGTGAGTACTATTCAAGATGATATGAGTGTAATTGATGATTTACTTCAATGGAAGGGCCCAATAAGCGAATTAGTTTCTTGTAAAGTTGCTGCTCTTTGCTATCTGGATAAGGAAATTGAATCTGGTATGGATAAATACCTTGTACCCACTAAAGATTTAATTACAGGAATTGACGTGGACGACATTGAAATTAGAGGTGTTCCTGTTTCGGCAGCTATAGGGCCTATTAAGCGTTCTGTAGAAGCGAATTCGTCAAATTCTAGTAAAAAGACTCggaagagaagaaaaccCACCCCTAAAAGCTTCAATCCTAAGGCTACTCCAGACCCTCAACGCTGGATTCCTAAACGGGATCGCACCAATGTCAAGATAAAGTCGAAGGGAAAAAGCATGCAAGGTGGTGTTGCATAA
- the hem15 gene encoding putative ferrochelatase, whose protein sequence is MIRFCPSCFALKRTAPVLNHTSRLGNYFNNTFSKFSVNRMSVSSYSSDASSTVMDESPPNGVTKSVSGKGPTAVVMMNMGGPSNLDEVGPFLERLFTDGDIIPLGYFQNSLGKFIAKRRTPKVQNHYSDIGGGSPILHWTRIQGSEMCKILDKKCPESAPHLPFVAFRYAPPLTEDMLDELKKANVSRAVAFSQYPQWSCATSGASLNELRRKLIEKGMEKDFEWSIVDRWPLQQGLINAFAENIEETLKTYPEDVRDDVVIVFSAHSLPMSQVAKGDPYVYEIAATSQAVMKRLNYKNKFVNAWQSKVGPLPWMSPATDFVIEQLGNRGQKNMILVPIAFTSDHIETLKELEDYIEDAKQKGITGVKRVSSINGSMTAIQGMADLVAEHLKAKVPYSRQFTQRCPGCTSESCAERINFFQDF, encoded by the exons ATGATTCGATTTTGCCCATCATGTTTTGCACTAAAAAGAACTGCTCCCGTATTGAACCATACTTCTCGGCTtggaaattattttaacaacacattttccaaattttctGTTAATAGAATGTCGGTCTCGTCTTATAGTTCTGATGCTTCTTCCACCGTTATGGATGAAAGTCCACCGAATGGCGTTACTAAGAGCGTTTCTGGTAAAGGACCTACA GCTGTTGTCATGATGAACATGGGTGGGCCTTCCAATTTAGATGAG GTGGGCCCCTTTTTGGAGCGTCTATTCACTGATGGTGATATTATTCCTCTCggttattttcaaaattcattaGGAAAATTCATTGCGAAACGTAGGACACCTAAAGTTCAAAATCACTATTCCGACATTGGTGGAGGAAGTCCAATTTTACATTGGACTCGTATACAGGGGTCGGAAATGTGCAAAATCcttgataaaaaatgtcCAGAGTCCGCCCCACATCTTCCATTTGTAGCCTTTCGTTATGCTCCTCCTTTGACTGAAGATATGTTAGatgaattaaagaaagcaaatgtTTCGCGCGCTGTCGCATTCAGTCAATATCCTCAATGGTCTTGTGCCACGAGTGGTGCTTCTCTCAATGAATTACGAAGAAAACTTATTGAAAAGGGAATGGAAAAAGATTTCGAATGGTCAATTGTAGACCGTTGGCCTTTGCAACAAGGTCTCATTAATGCATTTGCTGAAAACATTGAGGAAACATTGAAGACATATCCTGAAGATGTTCGTGATGATGTTGTTATAGTTTTTAGTGCTCATTCATTACCAATGAGTCAAGTAGCGAAAGGTGATCCTTATGTTTATGAGATTGCTGCTACTAGCCAAGCCGTTATGAAACGTTTAAATTACAAGAATAAATTTGTGAACGCTTGGCAATCAAAGGTTGGACCTTTGCCTTGGATGTCTCCTGCAACAGACTTTGTAATTGAGCAGTTGGGTAACCGAGGACAGAAGAATATGATTCTCGTTCCTATTGCTTTTACTTCTGATCACATTGAGACTCTGAAGGAGTTAGAAGATTACATTGAAGATGCAAAGCAAAAGGGAATTACCGGAGTTAAACGTGTTTCAAGCATTAATGGAAGTATGACAGCTATTCAAGGAATGGCTGACCTGGTTGCAGAGCATTTAAAGGCTAAAGTACCCTATTCTCGTCAATTTACCCAACGATGCCCAGGATGTACAAGCGAATCTTGTGCTGAACGtattaatttctttcaagATTTTTAA
- a CDS encoding transporter, translating to MVDGSIHVPVQSHEGQHDNSSSLNEEIQTSQDPLGIVESYQESSTSDFDKSHYTHNSSIAAADSEYGSAFIQGQSSNGSEIKSERPSIDKKLDVNIDSHPIEPPPFEHDIGLPASQVPAAEEEVESTPKAKPLYFLLDKRFWIVFFLGQVLSLCITATNTFNGYMSGISNIPAFQTFLVYALLTLVYTPYTVFRMGFKKYFEMIFRHGWKYIIFAFFDVEGNYFVVLAYQYTNMLSASLLDSWATVAVVILSFIFLKVRYHWSQILGVVACIGGLVLLVVSDVISRGDYSAVNPGLGDGYMIIGATCYGVSNTLEEYFASKLPLYVVIGQLSLYGSIISIIQTFIFDRHHLYTLHWTSEMGGYLAGFILVMFLLYSLAPILFRMSSATFYNISLLTSDFWSLVIGIHVFGYHVYWLYPIAFVLIILGLFVYHVFVDATRESIKPWLKKGQGVDGVGTVRRPPSLVSSNDELNKKNDIVVAHHDNEVKERIYDAYLSVKNVFVRKS from the coding sequence ATGGTTGACGGTTCGATACACGTGCCAGTGCAAAGTCACGAGGGCCAGCACGATAACTCCAGTAGTttgaatgaagaaattcaaaCTTCACAAGACCCGCTAGGTATTGTAGAGTCATACCAGGAAAGCAGTACTTCTGACTTCGATAAAAGTCATTACACTCATAATTCCTCAATTGCTGCCGCCGATTCTGAGTATGGTAGCGCATTCATTCAGGGGCAAAGCTCTAATGGTTCAGAAATCAAGAGTGAGAGACCCTCTATCGACAAAAAACTAGACGTAAATATTGATTCTCATCCCATTGAGCCACCACCGTTTGAACATGATATTGGCCTTCCTGCTTCTCAAGTACCAGCCGCCGAGGAAGAGGTGGAGTCAACTCCAAAGGCAAAACCCCTTTATTTTCTACTAGATAAAAGATTTTGGATTGTGTTTTTCCTTGGTCAGGTTCTCTCTCTGTGCATTACTGCGACCAACACATTCAATGGATACATGTCTGGCATCAGTAATATTCCTGCCTTTCAAACATTCTTGGTTTACGCTTTGCTAACTCTTGTGTACACACCATACACTGTTTTTCGTATgggatttaaaaagtattttgaaatgatATTTCGTCACGGTTGGAAATATATCATCTTTGCCTTTTTTGACGTTGAAGGAAATTATTTCGTTGTACTAGCCTACCAATACACAAACATGCTTAGTGCAAGTTTACTCGATTCTTGGGCTACTGTGGCAGTTGTAATTCTTTCctttatctttttaaagGTTCGCTATCACTGGTCTCAAATTCTTGGTGTCGTGGCTTGCATTGGTGGTTTGGTTTTGCTGGTCGTTAGTGATGTGATTTCTCGTGGTGATTATTCTGCTGTCAACCCTGGTTTGGGTGATGGTTACATGATTATCGGCGCTACGTGTTATGGTGTGTCCAATACTTTGGAGGAATACTTTGCTTCCAAATTGCCGCTTTACGTAGTCATCGGTCAATTAAGTCTCTACGGTTCTATTATCAGCATTATTCAAACCTTTATTTTTGACCGTCACCATTTGTATACCCTGCATTGGACTAGTGAAATGGGTGGTTACTTAGCTGGTTTTATTCTCGTCATGTTCTTGCTTTATAGTTTGGCTCCTATTCTCTTTAGAATGTCTTCTGCgactttttataatatcTCTTTATTGACTTCCGATTTTTGGAGCTTGGTTATTGGTATTCATGTGTTTGGATATCATGTGTACTGGCTGTACCCCATTGCCTTCGTCTTAATTATATTGGGTTTGTTTGTATACCACGTGTTCGTTGACGCTACTCGTGAGTCCATCAAGCCTTGGCTTAAAAAGGGGCAGGGCGTTGATGGTGTTGGAACAGTCCGCCGCCCTCCTTCTCTTGTATCGTCGAACGACGAACTTAATAAGAAAAACGACATTGTCGTTGCTCACCATGATAATGAAGTCAAAGAAAGGATTTACGATGCTTATCTTTCAGTTAAGAATGTCTTTGTCAGAAAGTCGTAA